Proteins encoded within one genomic window of bacterium:
- the tilS gene encoding tRNA lysidine(34) synthetase TilS, translating into MIEQFIAYIREHDLFRSGTRILVAVSGGIDSVVLVDLLAQLAPEWRLELYAAHYNHQLRGADSDGDEAFVHALCAERAIPCETGRGEVRAWARQHRLSLETAGRTLRYAFLQETARRRGCTVIATGHHAGDQAETVLDRLIRGAGARGLAGIAPRSPAASAREPADAAASEPEPLWLIRPLLFASRTAITVWAEARGLTWREDASNRDRRIRRNRIRHELLPLLQTYNPRIESALCRTADHLRETEAFLCSAAREALDRCRVEESWGKIVIEKEPFLSYFIILQKYALQEAWRRISGGTGDLDAAFWKGWHRFIAAGRTDRAFSVGGAELWQTEHRLVLLSAQRGGHGPIYPAFPGRTSLWDGWTLEIKATDLPLEQIAKNRDPRLAWIDGDRLNGTLWVRSLRAGDRIHPLGLHGHKKVADLLAEAGTPVYERSRVPLLWCGEQVVWVCGIRSGEPFRVTAETTSVLQLKMERNPDGTL; encoded by the coding sequence ATGATCGAACAATTCATCGCCTATATCCGTGAGCACGATTTGTTCCGGTCGGGGACGCGGATTCTGGTCGCCGTTTCGGGCGGGATCGACTCGGTCGTCCTGGTAGACCTCCTCGCGCAGCTGGCCCCGGAATGGCGGCTCGAGCTCTATGCAGCGCACTATAACCATCAGCTGCGCGGCGCCGACTCCGACGGCGACGAAGCCTTTGTCCATGCGCTTTGTGCCGAACGCGCGATTCCCTGCGAGACAGGCCGCGGCGAGGTGCGCGCCTGGGCCCGCCAGCATCGCCTTAGTCTTGAGACCGCCGGACGCACGCTGCGCTACGCTTTTCTGCAGGAGACCGCCCGTCGCCGCGGCTGCACGGTCATCGCCACCGGGCACCATGCCGGAGACCAGGCCGAAACCGTGCTCGACCGCCTGATCCGCGGCGCCGGGGCCCGCGGCCTCGCGGGTATCGCCCCGCGCAGCCCCGCTGCGTCAGCCAGAGAACCGGCGGATGCGGCCGCTTCCGAGCCGGAGCCGCTCTGGCTCATCCGTCCCCTGCTCTTCGCCAGCCGGACGGCCATCACCGTCTGGGCGGAGGCCCGCGGCCTCACCTGGCGCGAGGACGCCAGTAACCGCGACCGCCGCATCCGCCGTAACCGCATCCGCCATGAACTCCTGCCACTGCTGCAGACCTATAATCCCCGCATCGAATCCGCCCTCTGCCGCACGGCAGACCATCTCCGCGAAACGGAGGCCTTCCTTTGCTCTGCGGCCCGAGAGGCTCTGGACCGCTGCAGGGTGGAGGAGAGCTGGGGCAAAATTGTTATTGAAAAAGAGCCCTTTTTATCGTATTTTATTATTCTTCAGAAATATGCTCTTCAGGAGGCCTGGCGCCGTATCAGCGGCGGAACCGGTGACCTCGATGCCGCCTTTTGGAAAGGCTGGCATCGCTTTATCGCCGCCGGCCGCACCGATCGCGCGTTCAGCGTCGGCGGCGCCGAACTCTGGCAGACCGAACACCGGCTGGTGCTGCTGTCGGCTCAGCGTGGCGGCCACGGCCCAATCTATCCGGCCTTTCCAGGACGCACCTCGTTGTGGGACGGCTGGACGCTTGAAATAAAAGCGACGGACCTGCCGTTAGAGCAGATAGCGAAAAACCGCGATCCCCGCCTGGCCTGGATCGACGGCGACCGACTCAACGGCACCCTCTGGGTGCGCAGCCTGAGGGCCGGCGACCGCATTCATCCTCTCGGCCTGCACGGACATAAAAAGGTCGCTGACTTGCTCGCAGAAGCGGGCACGCCGGTCTATGAACGCAGCCGTGTCCCCCTGCTGTGGTGCGGAGAGCAAGTGGTTTGGGTATGCGGCATCCGCTCCGGCGAACCCTTTCGCGTAACAGCAGAGACGACAAGTGTCTTACAGCTGAAAATGGAACGCAACCCTGATGGAACGCTCTGA